The genomic interval ATCTCGTcgaaagatgaaaaaaaaaatttgtgagaGGAAAAATTTTGTATGGGAAAAATCACATTTTGCTTAATTTACAGAATTTTTTCCTGATAATGCCCAAAATTTCTTTAGTTTTGGCTTACCTACAacaatacaaatacaaaaaatcgaaGCGCGCTACAAGGAacataattatttgttattcagtggaaacaacatggcggattttcgatgtcagtgccctcgatggtacgtggcagaactaatctatattcgcggttcatttaaatttcacAACACAAAAAATCTACTATATTCTATGTTATTCACTCCCATCCAATTCCGAAATGTCTTTAAGTTGGAAAGtgtaatatgtaaataaacactaaacagaaataaaacagTTATTCAGTTGACCAGATTGTATATCATTAGAATGATCTAgtggatattattattttgggATGGTTTTAATTgtcagagatcttcgtcttctatttcatactgttaaaataatgaataacgtggatagtttttatatttattaacttctatataagaaaatgttcaaagacTATCATTTGTCTAAAAATTGCTCTGGCCATAACTTCTGACGTCTGACGTTCTTCGTTGCTTGCTTCGTTCATCTCGTTCACCCTCCTAGCTGTCACGTATTGTTAGTTTGTTTTTCTCGCGCACAGGACAGAGAACATAGACAATGATGAATAGAGTTGCTTCAATAAGTATCTGAGAATCAACACATACAattccaggtgtagtgctctggagttcgcCAATTGTAGCATGACTTCTAGGGTTTCTTTCTCGTTCATTCACTATCGTTGACTGACAAAGTTTTCAAGTTATTATTGGTAAATAGTGCTCATAAACTTTTACTTATTTCCTGTTActaaaaaatcagagaaaataaAGCTATGTAAATATATACTACTTTACTCATATTTGACTGGACTAACAAGCCATTGATAGCGTTAGTGTGCGCAAATGCATACGTGTATGAAAATTTGTCATTGAATTCACTTGAGCAATTTTACGCGCACGAATGCTCGATCTGTACATACCTTAAGACCAAACATgaaatagaattaaaataaaaaatatattaatagtaaaaattcgaattttctGAATACTTTATTAGATTGTGAGTTGAGAAGATAAAATTAGATCAATGGTTTTCAAATGGTGACTTTTAACCAGACATCAGACCATtttatagaaatagaagaagaatgtTTATCCAAGTAATGGTTTTACATACATACGTATGTGTAATTCACGTTCacttttaatattacaattatAGTTGAAAGAacttttattcgatttttaatttgatataatcTAGATAAAATGGATATGGAGCAATTAGTTATTAAGGACGAAATCGAAATTCATGATGATTTTAATTGGAATACGAATATTAAACAAGAATTGAGTGATTACAACTTAAGTTCAGCTCTACAAAATATTGATACGATTAGTATGCATCCTGTTAAACAAGAAATAAGTGACGAACTAAACACAGATCAATTAGTTGAAGAATCTATGGTCGCCGCAAAAATAGAGGAAAACTATATTAATATGGTTGATAAACCCAATTTCCcaaaaaaattggagtattttAGAATACAAACTGGAAAACGAATTGAATCACAAGGTGAGTTACACTGATTGATGTGATATTTACATGTAACATTTTAATGTCaatgtttttgaatacttttattttgtttattatttaaaccATTTAGGAGGGGTCATTTCAAATAGTCACTTTCTTTTCGATTCTAGAAATCGATAGCAATCTGCAGTTACCAATAATGAAACAAAGTTATATTTGTGGCTGATGATCTGTGTATCATTCgagataaatatatatatgttttatttttttgttttagtgaGAATTCACTGAAACGACTGCTCATATTCTTCTCTTATTTTATGTTCTTTAGAGAAGGTGTAAACCTATATTTGTCACAGAATTAGTTGTGATCTATTTCACATTTCAACAGCTGCTTTGCAATAAAGGATTTTGTACTTCTGTTGAGTGTAGCTATCTAAGAAGAGAAAAATACTGACAAAAtgtgaatttataaaaactagttttaattttctttacagtgttgttaaaaaatggaaaacgtCTAAATCTAAATACCATTGGTGGGATTATAATCTGTGAGTTGTGTGGAAATTTGTACACAAAACAAATTGAATTCGTTTGGCACTTTTATACAAGACATtgtatgaaattgaaattttatcagaaaaataacTGTTGTCAGAAAAGGCCAACAATAGAATCTGCCCTTTACAGAAATTTTGACAAGaatgtgaaaaatgaaattgaaataaatgaagatggtgggaaaaaagaagaaggtattggatttgttgataatttcaaGTTAACATTAGAAGAAATCCAGAAATTGGAAAGAAgttatataaatagatatttgtCTGCTCGCGATGGAAAAAAGGCTTTCAAATGTGgcatttgttcaaaaactttttcacagaaAAGTAATTTGAGTACACATTTGCAGAatcatacaggagaaaaacaattcaaatgtgacatttgtttaaaagctttttcacacaaatataagatgaaaattcatTCGCGCATACATACAGGGGAAAAGAAATTCAAATGTGagatttgttcaaaaactttttcatataaaattagtttaaattcACATATGCATAATCACACAGGTGAAacaccattcaaatgtgacatttgttcgAAAAACTTTTCGCAGAAATGCAGTATGATAAAACATTTGCTGcttcatacaggagaaaagccatacaaatgtgacatttgttcgAAAAGCTTTTCACAGAAATGGAGTATGAAAAGACATTTGCTGCTTCATACAGGAGAAAATCCATTCAAGTGCgaaatttgtttaaaagttttttcacaCCAGTATAAGGTAAAAATACATTCGCGCATACATACAGgagaaaagaaatttaaatgtgagatttgtttaaaaacttttttgcaaaaaagtaatttgaaatcACATTTGCTTAGGCACACTGGCGAAAAGCCATTCAAGTgcgaaatttgtttaaaaacattttcactGAAAGGTAATTTGAATACACATTTGCTAAATCACTCAGAAGTAAAACCATTCAAGtgtgaaatttgtttaaaaactttttcacggAAAATTGATTTGAAGACACATCTGCgtagtcatacaggagaaaaaccattcaagtGCGAAATTTGCTCAAAAGCTTTTTCACAGAACAGTCATATGATTGATCATTTACgtagtcatacaggagaaaaaccattcaaatgtgacatttgtttaaaaGCTTTTTCACACAAATTTAAGATGAAAATTCATTCGCGCATACATACAGGGgaaaagaaatttaaatgtgagatttgttcaaaaactttttcatataaaattagtttaaattcACATATGCATAATCACACAGGTGAAacaccattcaaatgtgacatttgttcaaaaaacttttcacagAAATGCAGTTTGGAAAAACATTTGCTGcttcatacaggagaaaagccatacaaatgtgacatttgttcgAAAAGCTTTTCACAGAAATGCAGTATGAAAAGACATTTGCTGcttcatacaggagaaaagccgtTTAAATGTAGCATTTGTATGAAAACTTTCTCACTAAAATTTCGTTTCAATATACATTTGCGCAGCCACTTAGGAGAAAAGCctttcaaatgtgacatttgttcaaAAACCTTTTCACAGAAAACTAATTTGAGTACACATTTGCGTactcatacaggagaaaagccattcaaatgtgaaatatgtttgaaaagtttttcacagaaaactaatttgaaaacacATTTACGTATTCACACAGGTGAAAAAGCAttaaatgttgaatttatttaaatacacccCTTTGCATTCAAACCAAAGTAAAAAATTAGCACCTGGAGCAGAAACACTGCGACAAACTCAATGATGAATGTAATTTAATAAGTTACCAACAACAGAAACACTTATACTTGAAAAAGGATAGAATTGACTATAATGTGAAAATGCGTCTATTACTGTTAAATGAGGATTATTCGATATTTTAAGAACATTGATGTTCATGATCAAATGGTTCATTGACTGCTTAGTGGAGCATCTGGAGTGTCAATATCATACAAACCTCGAACTTCTGTTGCAGTTAATGAAATGTTCagctaataaataaaaaagtttccctattgaaaatttgtgtttgattttaaaataaaaaaaaatcaataaaaaattacttttatccATGGATTAGTTGTCGAAAAAAgcttaatttttcattttatatcatttgGAAGTGATAGTGGCATccacatataaatttttttggaaataatctttttcaatcaaaattttactGGACTAGCAAGCCATTGATGGTGTTAATGTGCGCAAATGCATACGTGcatgaaaatttgttattgattcAACATCCCATTTCTTCCTTTCCATGTTTGGTAAGACAAGGTTGATCCTAATACCAGATATCCGATATTAGGAGCCGCCATGTGCACGATATAACATCACAAATGCCAACTAGAATAGTATAAACTAAGCCTAGTTTGAAACTAACACTCTTTctctaaatatttcatattataaaagtTCAAAACCATTACGTTGGGTGGTTAGGTTACAAAACAACATAACAAAAACTGTGAACCAATAAAAACTCTCGAAATTCTCACAAAAGCAATAGAAACATATCTGCTACTTCACTGTGGGATGTCGGAAGCGCAGGGTTGCAGCATTTATAATCGGCTACTTCCCTCTATATCAAAATACAATCAACGTAAAAACCAAACACTTTTTACACATCGTACGTCCACTAGAACTACAATCTTCTCCTGCACAATGTCGTCTTTTATTATTTGGCATTCAGACGAGTTGGTTTTTTATCATATCGGAGATCGACTgttataaccttaaaaaacaatgaattgGAAATGCATGAATTATTCTCTCTAATGTCGTTGTGAATTATAATGATGAGTGGGTGAATAATAAATACGCTCGTAATTCTTTGAAAGTGGATTAGACAAAATACCTCCACATTTACcacttaatataaaaattgttaacttCCATAAAAGTGCCTGTCATAAACTAACAAGgcacagaaaacaaaaaaatgttgacgGTGAATGCTCAATATGTTTCCGATCGTTACCGATAGGCAGCAGTAGCGGTATGCGCTTCGTCCACTGAATACGACCATTGTTTCTCGTATGTATGCTGTGTGTGTGTTTCTATTTTGCCCGCGAATTACATTAGAAAAGTACGCTTACAGGATGAGCTTTATCACGTTCGAGtatatttgtttctaatatagacattttttaatagaattttcatAGTTATAGATTGAAAGTTAAGGGGATGAATTTTTGATCAATGGTGACTTGATTAACTTAACACTTGTCATattatagaaatagaagaagaatgtTTGTCAATGTCACGTGATCTGTGTTCAATTAATTACAATTCTGGTTCAAATAACTTATTgacttaattttatataatccaGACAGAATGTTTATTGAACCAGCAGTAATTAAGGACGAAATCGAAATGGACGATGATATTATTTGGAATACGAATGTAAAACAAGAATTTAGTGATGAAATGCCCTATGCCGCttctaaaaatgtaaatataagtAGTATGCATCTTGTTAAACAAGAAATAAGTAACAATCTAAACACGGATCAAGTATTTGAAGAATTTATAGTCGCTGCAAAAACAGAGGGATGTACTAATGTGGTTGATGAACCTAAAATTCCAAacaaattggaatatttcagAATAAAAACTGGAAAGCGAATTAAATCACAGGGTGAGTTACACTTCTTTCAATTTTGGTTGTGTGTAGCTATTTAAGAAGAgtcaaatatttatgaattttaaatttataaaatctagttctaattttttttacagtgttgctaaaaaatggaaaacatctGAATCTGAATATGATTGATGGGATTATAATCTGCGAGTTGTGTGGTAATTTACACACGAAACAAATGGAATTCCTTTGGCACTTTTCTAGTCATTGTATGAATCAGACATTTTACCAGAAAAATAAATCTTGTCAAAAAAAGCCAACAACAGACACTATTGTTAATAGAAATCTTGATGagaatgttaaaaatgaaattgaaataattgaagatggTTGTAGGAAGGAAGAAGATTTTAGATTTGCTAATAATTTTGAGTTAAGTTTAGAAGGtcagaaattggaaaaaagtgaTATAAATGGATATTTGTCTGCTCGTAATGGAagaaagccattcaaatgtggcATTTGTTTAAAAGCTTTTGcacagaaaaatgttttgaagagACATTTGCGTACTCATACAGGGGAAAAACCTTTTAAATGTGCTATTTGTTTAAAAGCTTTTGCACagaaaattgttttgaagagACATTTGCGTACtcacacaggagaaaagccattcaaatgtgtaTTATGCTTAAAAACTTTTACACAGAAGAGTGGTTTGAGGGCACATTTGCAcagtcatacaggagaaaaagcttttaaatgtgaaatttgtttaaatgctttttcaatgaaaagtCATTTGAATAGACATTTGCGTAGTCAttcaggagaaaagccattcaagtgtgaaatttgtttgaaaGCTTTTTCACATAAGTATAAGATGAAAAGACATTCGCGTATACATACAAGGGTAAAGAAATACAAATGTgagatttgtttaaaaactttctcgaagaaaagtaatttgaaatCACATTTGCTCACACACaaaggagaaaagccattcaagtgtgaaatttgtttaaaagtCTTTTCACGGAAAGGTAATTTGAATATACATTTGCTTAGTCACACACAAGTAAAAtcttttaaatgtgaaatttgtttgaGAGCTTTTTCACAGGAACACAATTTGATTATGCATTTGCAGAGCCATAGGATAGAAAAGATATTccaatgtgacatttgtttaaaaacttttatagatACCAGTAATTTGAAGAGACATTTGCGTAGTCATACAGGAGAGAAACCTTTTGAATGCTATATTTGTTTAAAAGCTTTTTCACAGAAAAGTCATTTAAATGATCATTTGCGTAGTCACActggagaaaagccattcaagtGCGAAATTTGTTTAAAAGCCTTTTCACAGAAAAGtcatttaaattatcatttgCGTATACATACAGGGGAAAAGAacttcaaatgtgatatttgttcgGAAACCTTCTCacataaaattagtttaaattcACACATGCATAAtcacacaggagaaaagccattcaaatgtgacatttgttcgAAAACCTTTTCACAGAAATGTCATTTGAAACAACATTTGCTGcttcatacaggagaaaagccatacAAATGTGACTTTTgcttgaaaactttttcacagaAGTGCagtatgaaaaaacatttactgCATCATACATGAGAAAATACATTCAAATGTAGCATTTTCATTAAAtctttttcactaaaatttcaaaGGCCGTTCAATGTGACTTTTGATCGAAAACATCATAAGcttcataaaaatacttttagagttgtaaatttttcatttcttattatcAATCAATATGTACGTTTAGAAATGCATTTTCTCAGgcacaaattaattttttttttttttaatttttcttcacaaaatTTCTTGAGGCCCTCCCGAATCGAATGATGTTTTGTGTTGTATTTCCTCGACTACATTTTCAATTGTGTACTTGcgtttttaaaaagttttttttttgtttttgtttattttataagtcTGATATGAAATAGTGCCAGAATTTTAGAATTTAGAGAATTTTAGGGATctcatctatttttagaataagtGCAATCCATATGACTGAAAACAGTGCAAAATGCTTGTTTTGTGTTAGTTaggttattaaaaataaaattttatttgaaagaaagcAGAAACCTTTATTCTTTAACTAAATAATTAGGTAACAGTTTCTTAAATGGGCCGAGTGGCCATCCAGAAACCTTCACAAAGCCCCGGATACTCGATTAGAGATGGCGTTACTGTGCACAACGTCTACTAGCTCGGCCGCAACTGCGTTTGCCTCTCGTCAAAAGATGGCGCTAGGCGCTACTATGTATATTCAAATGTAATAACTCTCTTTACTCCTCGTATTTTTCTCACATTTATTCTATTTACcatatacaaatataaacacTCCACGTTAATATTATACAGCCATGCGTTTCACTTAAACGTAATGTTacttatttgaaacaatttactAATAACCACAATAATATCCCAAATCATCAATCACTTAAATCCATTGACTAGTTGCCAAGAAAAgctaaatttttcattttatatcatttttaaactaatttgactggactaacAAGCGATAGAGTTCGTGTGCGCAAATGCgtatctatataaaaattttacgagCACGAGTGCTCATATACAAATACAATTCGTATTAAAAATAGTTGTTGtgcataatatataaaaatactaagatatatatttctaaaaagtaaaaatattgattagaatttttagaataacATTCGAAGATATCAAGTTAGATCAATGGTTTTTAAGTGGTGACTTGTTAAACTTAACACTTAGATCATattatagaaatagaagaatatttGTACTTGTTCagttatataacaatttttgatcaaataacatttattaaattcttaatttgaaatataaaccaTACAGAATGGATATCGAGCCAACAGTAATTAAGGAAGAAATCGAAATTCACGATGATTTTATTTGGAATACGAATGTAAAACAAGAATTTAGTGATGAAATGCCCTATGCCGCTTctcaaaatgtaaatataactAATATGCATCTTGTTAAACAAGAAATAAGTGACGATCTAAACACAGATCAAGTAGTTAAAGAATCTATGGTTGATAAACTTAAAATTCCAAACAAATTGCAATATTTCAgaataaaaactggaaaacCAATTAAATTACGAGGTGAGTTACGCCGATTGATGACCTTTTTAgatgtaatatttttgtataaaaaattttatataataccaTTTTCTTTATACTTTAGCTATTTGAGACAAAGTAAAATGTTTTGTCTATATCATATCATAGAGGGTTGATTGTCATCACGATTTTGTGTTTAGGTTGTGAGTACCTATTTAAAAAGAGTAAAATGttcacaaattttaaattcataaaaactagttttatgtttattttacagcattgttaaaaaatggaaaacatctGAATCTGAATGCGATTGATGGGATTATAATCTGTGAGTTGTGTGGAAATTTACACACGAAACAAATGGAATTCCTTTGGCACTTTTCTACAAGTcattatataatacaaaaattttaccagaaaaataacttttgtcaaaaaaggCCAAAAACAGACACTGCTGTTAACAGAAAAGttgatgaaaatgttaaaaatgaaattgaaataattgaagataGTTGGAAAAAGGAAGAAGATATTAGTTTTACTGATAATTTTGTGTCAAGTTTTAATGAAGGTCAGATATTGGAAAAGAGTGATTTAAATGGAGATTTATATGCTCTCAATGGAAGGGAACCATTCAAGTGTGAAATCTGTTTAAAAGCTTTTTCACACAAGTATAAGCTGAAAATACATTCGCGGATGCATACAGGAGAAAAGAGAattaaatgtgatatttgtttaaaaactttttcgcAGAAAAGTAATTTGGATTCGCATTTGCTTACTCATACAGGAAAAAAGCCATTCAAGTgcaaaatttgttcaaaaactttttcatataaagtTAGTTTGAATTTACATATGCATAATCACACTGgcgaaaaaccattcaaatgtgaaatttgttcaaaaacctTTTTACAGAAATGCAATATGAAACAACATTTGCTGcttcatacaggagaaaagccttACAAATGTGAAGTTTGCTCCAAAACCTTTTCACAGAAATGCAATATGAAACAACACTTGTTGTtgcatacaggagaaaagccattcaaatgtgagatttgtttcaaaactttctcatataaaattagtttgaatACACATTTGCTTACGCACACAGGAGAAAAGTCATTTAAATGCGAAATTTGCTTAAAAgctttttcaacaaaaagtaatttaaatacACATTTGCATAGTCATACAGGtgaaaaaccatttaaatgtgaaatttgttcaaaaactttttcgaaGAAAAGTCATCTGAGTATACACTTGCATAGACATTCAGGAGAAACGAAATTTAAATGTGAGAtctgttcaaaaacttttttgctgaaaattaatttgaaatcacACTTGCTTAAacacacaggagaaaagccatacaaa from Diorhabda sublineata isolate icDioSubl1.1 chromosome 8, icDioSubl1.1, whole genome shotgun sequence carries:
- the LOC130447566 gene encoding zinc finger protein 260-like, translated to MDMEQLVIKDEIEIHDDFNWNTNIKQELSDYNLSSALQNIDTISMHPVKQEISDELNTDQLVEESMVAAKIEENYINMVDKPNFPKKLEYFRIQTGKRIESQVLLKNGKRLNLNTIGGIIICELCGNLYTKQIEFVWHFYTRHCMKLKFYQKNNCCQKRPTIESALYRNFDKNVKNEIEINEDGGKKEEGIGFVDNFKLTLEEIQKLERSYINRYLSARDGKKAFKCGICSKTFSQKSNLSTHLQNHTGEKQFKCDICLKAFSHKYKMKIHSRIHTGEKKFKCEICSKTFSYKISLNSHMHNHTGETPFKCDICSKNFSQKCSMIKHLLLHTGEKPYKCDICSKSFSQKWSMKRHLLLHTGENPFKCEICLKVFSHQYKVKIHSRIHTGEKKFKCEICLKTFLQKSNLKSHLLRHTGEKPFKCEICLKTFSLKGNLNTHLLNHSEVKPFKCEICLKTFSRKIDLKTHLRSHTGEKPFKCEICSKAFSQNSHMIDHLRSHTGEKPFKCDICLKAFSHKFKMKIHSRIHTGEKKFKCEICSKTFSYKISLNSHMHNHTGETPFKCDICSKNFSQKCSLEKHLLLHTGEKPYKCDICSKSFSQKCSMKRHLLLHTGEKPFKCSICMKTFSLKFRFNIHLRSHLGEKPFKCDICSKTFSQKTNLSTHLRTHTGEKPFKCEICLKSFSQKTNLKTHLRIHTGEKALNVEFI
- the LOC130447567 gene encoding zinc finger protein 808-like, encoding MFIEPAVIKDEIEMDDDIIWNTNVKQEFSDEMPYAASKNVNISSMHLVKQEISNNLNTDQVFEEFIVAAKTEGCTNVVDEPKIPNKLEYFRIKTGKRIKSQVLLKNGKHLNLNMIDGIIICELCGNLHTKQMEFLWHFSSHCMNQTFYQKNKSCQKKPTTDTIVNRNLDENVKNEIEIIEDGCRKEEDFRFANNFELSLEGQKLEKSDINGYLSARNGRKPFKCGICLKAFAQKNVLKRHLRTHTGEKPFKCAICLKAFAQKIVLKRHLRTHTGEKPFKCVLCLKTFTQKSGLRAHLHSHTGEKAFKCEICLNAFSMKSHLNRHLRSHSGEKPFKCEICLKAFSHKYKMKRHSRIHTRVKKYKCEICLKTFSKKSNLKSHLLTHKGEKPFKCEICLKVFSRKGNLNIHLLSHTQVKSFKCEICLRAFSQEHNLIMHLQSHRIEKIFQCDICLKTFIDTSNLKRHLRSHTGEKPFECYICLKAFSQKSHLNDHLRSHTGEKPFKCEICLKAFSQKSHLNYHLRIHTGEKNFKCDICSETFSHKISLNSHMHNHTGEKPFKCDICSKTFSQKCHLKQHLLLHTGEKPYKCDFCLKTFSQKCSMKKHLLHHT
- the LOC130447568 gene encoding zinc finger protein OZF-like, whose amino-acid sequence is MDIEPTVIKEEIEIHDDFIWNTNVKQEFSDEMPYAASQNVNITNMHLVKQEISDDLNTDQVVKESMVDKLKIPNKLQYFRIKTGKPIKLRALLKNGKHLNLNAIDGIIICELCGNLHTKQMEFLWHFSTSHYIIQKFYQKNNFCQKRPKTDTAVNRKVDENVKNEIEIIEDSWKKEEDISFTDNFVSSFNEGQILEKSDLNGDLYALNGREPFKCEICLKAFSHKYKLKIHSRMHTGEKRIKCDICLKTFSQKSNLDSHLLTHTGKKPFKCKICSKTFSYKVSLNLHMHNHTGEKPFKCEICSKTFLQKCNMKQHLLLHTGEKPYKCEVCSKTFSQKCNMKQHLLLHTGEKPFKCEICFKTFSYKISLNTHLLTHTGEKSFKCEICLKAFSTKSNLNTHLHSHTGEKPFKCEICSKTFSKKSHLSIHLHRHSGETKFKCEICSKTFLLKINLKSHLLKHTGEKPYKCDICSKTFSHKISLTSHMYNHTGEKPFKCDICSKTFSQKCNMKQHLLLHTGEKPFKCEICSKTFAQKSNLSTHLCSHVGEKPINVKFV